A stretch of DNA from Drosophila virilis strain 15010-1051.87 chromosome 5, Dvir_AGI_RSII-ME, whole genome shotgun sequence:
GGTATCGGTACACAAATATCGATACGACGTTATAGGTTTCTGTTTATGTTTTTCGATAAGTTAGCTATGCGTTCGCGTCGGctaaatttgtatgtatacgATAGTCGATTTGCGTGGTATTATTTGGCATATTTAATACATAAAATCCTATCGGTATTTGttgatatcgatatataaTATCATCTGTTTTAAAAGCAAGTGCGAAATGAATTTAGAAACATCTTCCGAGCTTTTGCTCACAAAAGAACAATTACAAAACATATTAGCCAAGCTGACCGCGGGATATATAACGTCCGCAGAACCAATTACAACTACACCAATTCTGCCTCAATACAAAAAACTTGGCGTACTCGTTGACTTTGATGAAATTGTAGAAGCTAAAGCAACGAAAGTTCccacatacaaaaatatcgtAAATGCTAAGACGACACAATCCCAGTACTACAGCTGCATTCAATGTCGGCGCCAACTTCCCACTGCACATTTATTGGATCTGCACATCACCGAACTGCACGATTTGTATTTTGCGGCAAGCGTGGAGCGCGGCGATAAGCCTCTATACGCTTGCTACATTGAAGAGTGTACTATGAAATTCTATATGCCAAGTGAGCGTAAGGACCATTGCATCACGCTGCACAAGTTTCCGGTGAACTATCGTTTTGATCAAGAAAAGATCACTAAAACAAAGAGTCGCAAGAAGAAAGATGCGGATGCCATGGATGTGGATAATGTGCCATCATCCAACGTGGGTAAACTTCCTTACATAAAGGCATTTAGCTTTGGGCATCCTACACAGCGAACTTTCAATACACGCAAGGAACGCGGCTCTGACAAGGCGTTGAACGATGTACAGGCAATGAAAGAAGCACTTGAAGACATGGACTAAGCTTTATGTTGCCATTTTATTACACGAAGTTTGCTTTATAAGATACTTGTATTAATTAACTTGCGGAAACGTGatgattattttgttttgatgcTGGACCTGAAAATCGAGAATAAAATGAATTGTTATTGTAGGGTCAGATTTTTTCGACTAATACTTACTTTCCCGTGTTGGCGTTGATGTAATGGTAAGCAACAACGAGCAGAAAAAGGAAAACGCCCAGAACGTTTGAAAAGATGGCTAACTGCACGTCGGTGATCATTTTGGTGCTGAACCtctaaaaaaagaaaattagtATTTTTCAGAACGCTGGTGACACGTCATGTGTCAAGAGGCCGTgtataaatttgatatatcCACATAAAGTGCAGATAAAGTAAATTGCACGACATTAATTACGCGGCTTAAGTTAACAAACAGACTCTTGAAACATGATTTTAAtcatatatttactttttgtaAAAAAACAAGCCGGTTTTGTTTAGACTTATTAAGTTAGCCAGAGATGCTAAATAGCTATCGATTCCTCCAAATCAAGTTGATTTTATGACACTATCGATATAAACAAGTTTCAGTACTAGTATTTTATAATCGAATATGTTATATTTATCTATCGATGTTTAAAAACTTCAACACCGATAGGAGAACTAAAAATACCAATTACCTGCCAAGTTCAAAACActtgttatttataaaatattttgatttattgaaCGACCTATACATATtgtgaaattttcaaaaactagacagaatttaatataatactaATTAACGATTGCCAGAATAGCAAATCGAGATTTCTATAATCTTAAGGTCACTTTAGTGGTTATAGTCATCAACAACAATCGAAGGCCTGAATAAACGGTGCATACCTAAACGAATATCTCAGACTAATACATTAagttgtacatatatatgtttgccTGCGATCAGTCCATTAAATTACCATGTCTGACCACAGTTATGCAGTCACGAGGTAAAATTAAGTGGATTTCCacgatacacacacataaaatgcTATTCATctagttaaattaaattaatttaaaattgcatatatgtatgtaactaaaaacaaacataagcTTGGCTTTGTTTTAACCGTTACATCAAGTGATACAATTTTGCAGATCCCTGTTTGGCTTATAAATTATGGAATTTGTGTCCTAAACGATTACTAAAACGATTATTGCAATAAATTGTGGGTTAATTTGTTGTAAGAACAACCGATGTACGTGTCTGGCTTAAGTCCTGTGAGCTCCGAGGCAAGTACGGTTGCGTGCGAGGCTTTGTCGGAAACAAGTCCGATACGTAGTTGGCCTGAAAGTAAAAAGGGTTTGTGGTTATTAAAgtacatttttcaatttttgcgtGATAATATTTTAGGAAGCTCCTAAAAGTATGGTATGGTATATAAATGATCCTAGGCACATAAACTAATGgctaaactaaaataaaaaataatatttatccATAGACTAATTACTTTCTGATATTATGTGCATGAAAATTGAGCTTTTACCTCAATATTCAATGACTCCTAATGGGCATGAAAATATCTCTATATGTGGCCTGTGTGTCAGTTCAAATGCTGTGAATATCCGTCAAACATAATGCAGCATAAAATTGCagatctttatatatatatgtatctagtTGCAATGTGCAGCTGGTCATTATTCATTTGAAACCAACTCTACGATTGCGTGCCACATgccaatttgcaaaaatatggCAGGAAGGTGTTTAAACCGGGTCAATTAGGGGCATGACTTGATAAAACGAATGGCGAACTTCTGATATTAGGCAGAACGAGTTAAAGGAAACGCCAAGTTGTGTATGTCAATTCAAGTTATTTTAATCGCTAAGAGTCTGCTTTACAATGCTTTAAATTAACCAGAAAAATATCTATGATCTGTTAATGCTTCTGAGCGAATTCACTGGGTTTTACCATATTTGCTGAGCCAAACAGATTGCAAGTTGAAACAAGCTTTGGGCATAAAGTAGCACTAGAAAAAGATGATCAAGTGATGTATGGTAAAGCGTGGTACATATGACACGACAATCAGATATTGTATTTGGACTATGTTAGAGGCAGCACAGTTGAACTTACCACGATCAGCGCACAGGCTGCTCCAATGGCTGAGCCGGCTAGCACATCCGACCAGTGATGCTTGTAGTCCGAGACGCGGCTCAGTGCCGTGTACCAGGCGATCATAATAAATAGGAACTGTAGAAAGTGGCGCAGCAGCTTCGATCCCTTCCAGTTCATGCGGGATTGCAAGTAGAGCTGCAAGTGAAAATTCGAATAAGCAAAAGGCAAAGATGGTAAACAAAGGCGCCACACTTACCGCCACATAAACCATGGTATAGAAGGTGAAGCTAGAGTGTCCACTGGGAAACGATAGGCGCATCTCCTTCAGCATGCGCGCCGACGAGCCAACTCCCTGACACTTGAAGTCCGTTATGTATTTGCCGACATTGGTCGCATTATCGCAGTTGGAGCCATCGGGCATGAGTGGCTGGCACACCTGTGAATATGTTAGGAGCAAACGCACACTTATTAAAAACCCAGCCGGAAAGCAGTTCAATGAAAGCTGCTTAGTTACTGTCCCATGTTCCCTAGTCCCTCCCCCCTGTTTGCAACATGTGCTGCACATTTACAAGGCAACTGCTACACATTTTATGCGCAATTTTGCACAACTGTTGCCGCACTTCACTAAATAATAGGGCGTCTCTGTACTGTTTGACAGCTGGGGGAGCCATAACAAGACGACGCAGTGCCCCGCCACCAGAGACAACTCTTGCCACCAAAGTTGTTGGCGACACGCGAAAATGCGAGGACTGCGcaacaaatatatagatatatatatatatatatatatatatatatatatatatgtgtatatatataactatgaaatttttttgatttggttcaagttttaattaaagttcGGTTCAGCTTAATGTGGGGCTGTTCTTTAGTCAACTTATCCTGGTCAAGATTCGGTTAATGGCAAATTAATGCTGCAGTTCATGCCCCTATTCAAAGTCTAACGAATATTCCTTcaagcaatttaaaattgttactGATTTCTTAAACGGCCCTCGTTTGTTGCAACCGCAACAGTTTGTGGAAGCAGTCAAAATGGGtgaaataaacattaaaaaagaaaataaaaataaattgtcaTTTGGAGCTCGACGCATGTcaatgtttaaattaaatgcacttATTAATAGCCTCTTCGTGTGTGTCTCCTATCACATGTCCTGTAGCATCTGttgcatattaaaattaattggcgATGTCAAATGTGAACTCGACTTTCTTAATTGCCATCCGATTAGGCAACTTACCGCTATGAAATGTGGACGCAGACGGCCAATCGAATACTTGGCTATATCCGTGGTTAGTTGACTGACGGCGGCGCCAAAGGCGAATACACCCATTTTTTTGTAGCACTCGATCAGCCAGTCGGGAATCTCATATGACATGAAGACATAGCGCCTAGACGTTCCCGTTCCATTAGCACTTTCTTCCCGCGAGCGCAGCAGTTCGATGCAGAGGATCTGTAGAAGAGTGAACGAGGGAAATGTCGGTGAGTGCGTTTATCAGTGGACATTTCCTTTTAGCACCTCGTCGAGAGTGTTTTCTTAGGAATAGCTACAATAAATAGGCATGGAAAGGTATGCAAATAACGATGTTGCCTTCGACCTCGTTTTGTGCTATATTTgtgatttgttttatttaggCTTCGTAGGAATTAGGGCCATAGTTTTATAGCCCATTACGATGGCACAGATGTTGCTCTGGATTCATTGTCGACATGTGGACCGTCGAATAGCCACCATGTGGCAGATGACTAGTCTCGATCTCTGGCAACTGGCGTATTGCATCAGCTTAAAACTGGAGCACACTGAAGAGTTTTATTTTCTAGCTTTTTAAATACGTTATCGGCAATTGTGTGAACTTGAAATGATTGTGTAATGCGCTCTGGGGACTGAAGACTGACATATGTTTGACACATTTAACATGGGTGGCCACTTGGGAGCAGTGCCAAGAGCTCCTCCACCCCCAATTGCCCGCAGCAAGCAGTACGcgatttaattcaattcaattcaattatattGCCCAAAAAGCCATTTGAGTTgtgctttctctctctcttctgtACTTACCACGCCGACTGGTATCACCAGCCCGATAATGTACAGCATCCAGTTCCTCACGGTCGAGTCCTTAAAGGGATGCTTCAGCGATTCATCGTCACAAAAGAAGCCGCGTTTATATGGATCCCCAAGCAGAAAGAACAAAAGTATGGGAAAACCAACtacaaatggaaaatatagATTTGATCAATAAATAGGAATTTAATCTAAAAGGTAACTACTTAGAcgattaatattttaaagttgTGCCCAGTTGCCGTAGCTTCAACTTTTGTGTCACAAAGTATATTATAGATAGATCTATCAATATGCATTTAGTAGGTCATTGGGACTTGCGTTGAATATTATGTGGCATTATCGGCCGACTATACCTCCACCCTCCAGCCCTTCCcccccaaaaatatataaattttggtATGAATGACACTGTTGACTTATGTCTAAGCTATTGATAAGATTACCAATCGACTTCTTGTGCGGCGTGCCGAATACGTAGGGAGACAACACGACGACCAACTATTTTGGGCCCAACAGCTGCACGCAGCATATCGTATAGGGGGGAGCGGAGAGGGGTCATGGGGAATTGGAGGGTATTGTAGAGCCATGGAGCTATCAACATGTTACCCACATTctcttttaaattaaaaatgcactGCCATTAATAACAACTTTAAGGCATGCAAATAGCGCGGCTAGACAAATGGTCTGTGAACAGCAcacattttgattgattgattgatcaaGCGAACTCATCCATCAAAACGTGGCTATCAAAAGTGTCAGCGACACTTGAAATATGTTTGTTTTGAGCACAGTCCACGCACACTGTGCTAATTATAATGCATCGTATATAAGTACGAGTATCTAATTAAAATTAGATTAAGGCTCACAAATGCCCACCAGCCGGAACAGCACTCCATGCTACAGTTGCAGTTACAGTTAGAAAGTGCCTAATTGCCATTGCAATCGTGCGTATTACCTGCGTGAAAGATGGCCAGCACTGCGCTAAAAAATTGGAAAGCCAGAGCCCTTAAATTCGAGGTTACTTTCGTAAGTGAGTCACAAGAGAGAATACTCTTGCCTCACTATATCTGACTATTTATATCCGACTATTTATAGAGCCAAGTGCTCATTAGCTAGATGCCGATGTCTCGCCAGAATCTTATGTAGAGTACTCGCTGGCGACGATTGCCCGCAGAGGCAGACGGAGGACTTTTCAACTTGGAGTTGGTTATTAATTTTACCACCCAATGCCAGACAAAGGGACACCATTTGAGTTAGGCAATCGGGGATCGAGGACAAAGGTTGACACTGAATGAAAATGAAGCAGGGAAAGCAGCTGCATTGAGAACAGGTTCGATCTCTAAGACACATGAAAAGCGAAAAGTAAAGCAACAATTGTGTGGAGTCTTAACGATCTGCGCTGGGAAAGTTATGGCCCAGGCATTGTTGCCAGATTAGAGTCATATTACAACAGCAAGTGGCCTTTGTATGCGGGCGGTTCATCCTCTGCCTAAAACGGTAGCTCCTATCTACTGTATCTGCGATGGCATGGTGGTAGATTTTATGACTTTGCGTCTCGAAATAGAGCGCATAATCCGACATTCGCTAGCTAGAACAtctctatgtatatatatatatata
This window harbors:
- the LOC6635987 gene encoding dolichyl-diphosphooligosaccharide--protein glycosyltransferase subunit 4; translation: MITDVQLAIFSNVLGVFLFLLVVAYHYINANTGKSSIKTK
- the wun gene encoding putative phosphatidate phosphatase isoform X1; translated protein: MSNESSASETTPLRRPESQLSAESSANVAINNNNKHVTIVGVPPAQTALTIPSNNENNFSIEERLHSNNNNRDQQQQNKAMDTNKRILCRVGLDVLILLCVGFPILLFFLLGDPYKRGFFCDDESLKHPFKDSTVRNWMLYIIGLVIPVGVILCIELLRSREESANGTGTSRRYVFMSYEIPDWLIECYKKMGVFAFGAAVSQLTTDIAKYSIGRLRPHFIAVCQPLMPDGSNCDNATNVGKYITDFKCQGVGSSARMLKEMRLSFPSGHSSFTFYTMVYVALYLQSRMNWKGSKLLRHFLQFLFIMIAWYTALSRVSDYKHHWSDVLAGSAIGAACALIVANYVSDLFPTKPRTQPYLPRSSQDLSQTRTSVVLTTN
- the l(2)k10201 gene encoding protein lethal(2)k10201; this translates as MNLETSSELLLTKEQLQNILAKLTAGYITSAEPITTTPILPQYKKLGVLVDFDEIVEAKATKVPTYKNIVNAKTTQSQYYSCIQCRRQLPTAHLLDLHITELHDLYFAASVERGDKPLYACYIEECTMKFYMPSERKDHCITLHKFPVNYRFDQEKITKTKSRKKKDADAMDVDNVPSSNVGKLPYIKAFSFGHPTQRTFNTRKERGSDKALNDVQAMKEALEDMD
- the wun gene encoding putative phosphatidate phosphatase isoform X2 translates to MSNESSASETTPLRRPESQLSAESSANVAINNNNKHVTIVGVPPAQTALTIPSNNENNFSIEERLHSNNNNRDQQQQNKAMDTNKRILCRVGLDVLILLCVGFPILLFFLLGDPYKRGFFCDDESLKHPFKDSTVRNWMLYIIGLVIPVGVILCIELLRSREESANGTGTSRRYVFMSYEIPDWLIECYKKMGVFAFGAAVSQLTTDIAKYSIGRLRPHFIAVCQPLMPDGSNCDNATNVGKYITDFKCQGVGSSARMLKEMRLSFPSGHSSFTFYTMVYVALYLQSRMNWKGSKLLRHFLQFLFIMIAWYTALSRVSDYKHHWSDVLAGSAIGAACALIVCYFMPKACFNLQSVWLSKYGKTQ